The following proteins are co-located in the Deltaproteobacteria bacterium HGW-Deltaproteobacteria-2 genome:
- a CDS encoding glycosyltransferase family 2 protein gives MNKRYGNHSDNKIDISIIIVNWNTKDLLKNCLKSIYQTIHDLNFEVIVVDNASADGSIEMLEREFTSVIRIINKENKGFGAANNQAFAEMKGKYALLLNTDTVLTSEAVKKIWNFCEVNEKAAIVCGQLLNADGSKQNSVASFPSLLTLAANTSLLEFLFPGWFPSKRYKHTSPIEVDSAIGACMMIRKKALDEAGFFDERYFFFFEETDLAYTMRLKGWKIYQVPDALIYHLQGQSIGHNINSRIEFYRSRYQFLRKWHNLLYCYLATGIIFLRLLANGVSNFIFVVLTLGLNKKLRYKLIMYSKLIFWHFQKN, from the coding sequence ATGAATAAACGCTATGGTAATCATTCGGATAATAAGATTGATATATCAATAATTATTGTCAACTGGAACACAAAAGATCTCCTGAAAAATTGTCTTAAATCAATATATCAAACTATACATGATCTGAATTTTGAGGTCATCGTCGTTGATAACGCGTCCGCCGATGGTTCTATCGAGATGTTGGAGAGAGAATTTACTTCCGTTATCAGAATAATCAATAAAGAAAATAAAGGATTTGGAGCGGCAAATAATCAGGCATTTGCGGAGATGAAAGGTAAATACGCACTTTTGTTGAATACGGATACTGTATTAACATCTGAGGCAGTTAAAAAAATATGGAATTTTTGTGAGGTTAATGAAAAGGCTGCAATTGTCTGCGGTCAGTTGTTGAATGCCGACGGTAGCAAACAAAACTCCGTTGCTTCATTCCCCAGTTTGCTTACGCTTGCCGCCAATACTTCACTTTTGGAATTCCTGTTTCCCGGCTGGTTTCCAAGTAAAAGATACAAACACACATCCCCTATTGAAGTTGATTCAGCAATTGGCGCCTGCATGATGATCAGGAAAAAAGCATTGGATGAGGCAGGTTTTTTTGACGAACGGTACTTCTTCTTTTTTGAAGAAACCGATTTGGCTTACACAATGCGCCTTAAAGGCTGGAAAATTTATCAGGTGCCGGATGCCCTTATTTATCATTTACAGGGGCAAAGTATTGGACACAATATAAACTCACGCATCGAGTTTTATCGTTCACGTTATCAATTTTTAAGAAAATGGCACAATCTTCTTTATTGTTATTTAGCCACCGGCATAATTTTTTTGCGGTTATTGGCTAATGGAGTTTCCAATTTTATTTTTGTTGTTTTGACTTTAGGCCTGAACAAAAAGTTGCGATATAAATTGATCATGTATTCCAAGTTAATCTTTTGGCATTTTCAGAAAAATTAA
- a CDS encoding bifunctional methylenetetrahydrofolate dehydrogenase/methenyltetrahydrofolate cyclohydrolase FolD, with protein sequence MAIIIDGNKIAQNIRNEVRQNVLELKEQKGVVPGLAVILVGDDPASKIYVGKKAQDCAEVGFLSREYKLPAETSEDKLVGIIRELNADNFIHGILVQLPVPKHIRPDNIIEAIDPRKDVDGFHPYNVGRLVAGRPCHPSCTPYGIMELFDRSGIELSGKDAVVVGRSNIVGKPMSFMLLSRNATVTVCHTKTKDLAAVTRRADILVAAAGKAQMIKGDMVKEGVVVIDVGTNRLDNGKLVGDVDFAAVSEKASYITPVPGGVGPMTRAMLLKNTLNAVLSY encoded by the coding sequence ATGGCAATTATTATTGATGGGAATAAAATAGCACAGAATATTCGTAACGAAGTACGCCAAAATGTCCTTGAACTCAAGGAGCAAAAGGGCGTTGTGCCAGGTTTGGCTGTTATTCTGGTAGGGGATGATCCTGCATCCAAAATATATGTTGGCAAAAAAGCACAAGATTGTGCCGAAGTAGGTTTTTTGTCTCGAGAATATAAGCTTCCCGCCGAAACTAGCGAGGATAAGCTGGTTGGCATTATCCGGGAATTGAATGCTGATAATTTTATTCATGGTATCCTGGTGCAGCTTCCTGTGCCCAAACATATTCGTCCGGATAATATTATTGAAGCTATTGATCCCCGCAAAGATGTAGACGGCTTTCACCCTTATAATGTCGGCAGGCTGGTTGCCGGCAGACCATGCCACCCTTCCTGTACACCCTACGGAATAATGGAGTTGTTTGATCGCAGTGGCATAGAACTATCCGGAAAAGACGCGGTTGTTGTCGGACGCAGCAATATTGTGGGGAAACCCATGTCGTTCATGCTGCTGTCCCGCAATGCCACGGTTACAGTTTGCCATACAAAAACAAAAGATCTTGCTGCTGTAACCCGTAGAGCCGATATTCTGGTGGCTGCGGCAGGAAAGGCGCAAATGATTAAAGGCGACATGGTCAAGGAAGGTGTCGTTGTGATTGATGTGGGCACTAATCGTCTGGACAACGGAAAGCTTGTGGGCGATGTTGATTTTGCCGCTGTGTCGGAGAAAGCTTCATATATTACCCCCGTTCCCGGAGGAGTCGGTCCCATGACGCGGGCGATGCTTTTGAAAAACACGCTGAACGCGGTTTTGAGTTATTAA
- a CDS encoding acetyl-CoA C-acyltransferase has protein sequence MKEVVIISGARTAVGEFGGSLKDVKTVDIGALVIKEALKRAGLRPAIDDFSRSCRADALGSFEMTEINKKYYDYDKSLKPVYVDEVIMGNVLQGGLGQNSARQACIYAGMPEETNAYTVNKVCASGMKAIALATQAIQSGNADIIVAGGMEVMSNAPFAVPQARWGYRMSMPFSQITDLMVYDGLYEIFNGYHMGLTAENIAALYKISRQQQDEFSFQSHQRARAANASGAVADEIVPVVIPQKKGDPKIFKVDERPMDTSMEKMGKLATVFKKDGSVTAGNASGINDGAAAVLIMSAEKAKELKLQPLARIGGFASGGVDPAYMGLGPIPATRKLFKKLNLTVKDIDLFELNEAFAVQALACMKELAVDGEKCNLNGGAVSIGHPIGCSGARITFTLAMQMKKKNLKRGLASLCIGGGQGMSMILERA, from the coding sequence ATGAAAGAGGTAGTAATTATAAGCGGCGCCCGAACGGCTGTAGGCGAATTCGGCGGCTCGTTAAAAGACGTAAAAACAGTTGATATCGGGGCATTGGTTATCAAAGAAGCGCTTAAACGCGCGGGATTGAGGCCGGCAATTGATGATTTTTCCAGAAGCTGCCGCGCTGACGCTTTAGGCAGTTTTGAAATGACAGAAATAAACAAAAAATATTATGACTATGATAAATCCCTGAAGCCTGTTTACGTTGATGAAGTAATCATGGGTAATGTTTTGCAGGGAGGACTGGGACAAAACTCAGCCCGCCAGGCCTGTATTTATGCCGGAATGCCTGAAGAAACCAATGCCTATACAGTAAACAAAGTATGCGCTTCCGGAATGAAAGCCATCGCGCTGGCGACCCAGGCCATCCAATCCGGTAATGCCGATATTATCGTCGCTGGCGGAATGGAAGTGATGAGTAATGCCCCCTTTGCCGTTCCCCAGGCACGCTGGGGATACCGCATGAGCATGCCCTTCTCCCAAATTACCGACTTGATGGTTTATGACGGCCTCTATGAAATTTTCAACGGTTATCACATGGGATTGACCGCGGAGAATATAGCGGCTCTCTACAAAATTTCCCGCCAGCAGCAGGACGAATTTTCTTTTCAAAGTCATCAGAGAGCCAGGGCAGCCAACGCCTCCGGCGCAGTAGCCGATGAAATCGTTCCTGTTGTCATTCCGCAGAAAAAAGGCGATCCTAAAATATTTAAAGTTGATGAACGTCCCATGGATACATCAATGGAAAAAATGGGCAAGCTGGCCACCGTGTTCAAAAAAGACGGATCGGTAACAGCGGGCAATGCTTCCGGCATCAACGACGGGGCCGCTGCGGTTTTAATTATGAGCGCCGAGAAAGCCAAAGAATTAAAACTTCAACCTTTAGCTAGAATCGGCGGTTTTGCCAGCGGCGGAGTTGATCCGGCTTATATGGGACTGGGACCGATTCCCGCAACGCGCAAACTCTTCAAAAAGCTGAATCTGACCGTAAAGGACATTGATCTTTTTGAACTCAACGAAGCATTTGCCGTGCAGGCGCTGGCCTGTATGAAAGAACTGGCAGTTGATGGAGAAAAATGCAATCTCAACGGCGGCGCGGTTTCCATCGGTCATCCCATCGGATGCTCCGGCGCCCGCATTACCTTCACGCTGGCCATGCAGATGAAAAAGAAGAATCTGAAGCGCGGTCTCGCTTCTCTTTGCATCGGCGGTGGACAGGGCATGTCCATGATACTGGAACGCGCATAG
- a CDS encoding membrane-bound O-acyltransferase family protein produces the protein MTFNSYSFIFIFLPLVAIIYFGINKYFAATWARLFLLISSLTFMSLWNIYFACVLIFSALFNYATGLVLSNATESSDSKRKKIVFLIAITGNVLFLVFFKYTNFFLGSINSFFSTHFSMLNIIVPLGISFYTFMQIAWIADIYRHGGFRYNFVSYCLYVTFFPYVISGPITYHKEIIPQLESKYASNFNIDNLCRGIFIFSIGLFKKTAIADTLAIVANGGFDASSALSFTEAWLTSLSFTMQLYFDFSGYTDMAIGIALLFNIAIPANFNSPYKSLDIREFWHRWHITLSRFLREYIYIPLGGNRSGERQTLINLMLTFLIGGFWHGAAWTFIFWGFLHGTALVVHRLWMKTGYHLNKVLAWILTFNFVNIAWIFFRAKNWDDALNIIRGMTGLNGILISPHQASNPFWQKLTIIGIKFGEWREHLPDAENTTYFLCVALIPFVLFTKNSNQLLGKFSPNCQNAIAIAFLMACGLLLLNQATVFLYFKF, from the coding sequence ATGACTTTCAATTCCTATTCCTTTATTTTTATTTTCTTACCGTTGGTTGCCATAATTTATTTTGGCATTAATAAATATTTTGCGGCAACGTGGGCACGTTTGTTTTTACTCATTTCTTCTCTGACATTCATGTCTTTATGGAATATCTATTTTGCTTGCGTGTTGATTTTTTCCGCGCTGTTCAACTATGCTACCGGTCTAGTCCTGTCCAATGCGACTGAAAGCTCAGACAGTAAACGTAAAAAGATTGTTTTCCTTATTGCCATTACCGGAAATGTTTTGTTTCTGGTTTTCTTTAAATATACCAATTTTTTTCTAGGCAGCATCAATTCTTTTTTCTCAACGCATTTTAGTATGCTTAATATAATTGTCCCTCTGGGCATCAGTTTTTATACTTTTATGCAAATTGCCTGGATTGCCGACATTTACCGTCACGGAGGATTTCGTTATAATTTTGTCAGCTACTGCCTTTACGTAACCTTCTTCCCGTACGTAATTTCCGGACCTATCACTTACCATAAAGAAATAATTCCGCAGCTGGAATCAAAATATGCATCAAATTTTAATATAGACAATTTGTGTCGTGGAATTTTTATTTTTTCAATAGGCCTTTTTAAGAAAACAGCCATTGCCGATACATTGGCAATAGTAGCCAATGGCGGATTTGACGCTTCTTCCGCACTTAGTTTTACTGAGGCCTGGCTTACCAGCCTTTCATTTACCATGCAGCTTTATTTTGATTTCAGCGGGTACACGGACATGGCTATAGGCATTGCCCTCCTTTTTAATATCGCCATTCCGGCAAATTTTAATTCTCCCTATAAATCACTGGATATAAGGGAATTCTGGCACCGCTGGCACATTACGCTTTCCCGTTTCCTGCGCGAATATATCTATATTCCTCTTGGCGGCAACCGCAGCGGAGAGAGGCAGACGCTGATCAATCTCATGCTGACTTTTTTAATCGGCGGCTTTTGGCATGGCGCGGCGTGGACATTCATCTTTTGGGGCTTTCTGCACGGTACGGCGCTGGTTGTGCACCGATTGTGGATGAAAACCGGCTATCATTTAAATAAAGTTTTAGCCTGGATTTTGACCTTTAATTTTGTAAACATTGCCTGGATTTTTTTCCGCGCAAAAAACTGGGATGACGCTCTGAATATAATCAGGGGCATGACCGGATTAAACGGCATACTTATCTCCCCTCATCAGGCATCAAATCCTTTCTGGCAGAAACTCACCATCATCGGCATTAAATTCGGCGAATGGCGTGAACACCTTCCTGATGCGGAAAATACTACTTATTTTTTATGCGTAGCCTTGATCCCCTTTGTTCTGTTTACAAAAAATTCAAACCAGCTTCTCGGAAAATTTTCGCCGAACTGTCAAAATGCCATTGCTATTGCGTTCTTAATGGCCTGTGGTCTGCTTCTTTTGAACCAGGCCACCGTATTCTTGTACTTTAAATTCTGA
- a CDS encoding 2,3-bisphosphoglycerate-independent phosphoglycerate mutase, giving the protein MSLCLNKLESFHGRKGPLLLIIMDGIGMGKEDETNAVFRADTPNLDKLLKSELCTQLKAHGTAVGLPSDDDMGNSEVGHNAIGAGRVFDQGARLVNTALKTGMIFQSSVWDNIVKRSQNGGTVHFIGLLSNGNVHSHIEQLFTMIDKCAKLNLKRVRVHALLDGRDVGERTALDYIIPTEEKLKKISGEKGLDYAIASGGGRMKVTMDRYNSDWNIVKRGWDAHVLGIGRTFSSASEAVKTFYAENPKATDQYLPAFVITDGSGMPNGTINDGDAVIFFNFRGDRAIEISRAFSEKEFSEFDRGPLPDIFYAGMMEYDGDAHIPPHFLVQPPAIDRTISEYLCAEKVKTFAVSEIQKFGHVTYFWNGNRSGYIDASLEKYVEIPSDRIEFDRAPQMKAKEITDTVIDLLKSGDYKFGRTNFPNGDMVGHTGKMEAAIIAVETVDKCVGELLAVIKKMEGIAVITADHGNADEMFTIDKKGIKSVKTAHTLNPVPFVIYDPLYQREYRIADIKEKGLSNIAATLLNLLGYEKPKDYDPSLIEIVSKS; this is encoded by the coding sequence ATGTCTTTATGTCTTAATAAATTAGAATCCTTTCATGGAAGAAAAGGCCCCCTGTTGTTGATTATCATGGACGGGATAGGCATGGGAAAAGAAGATGAAACGAATGCCGTCTTTAGAGCGGATACACCTAACCTTGATAAATTATTAAAATCAGAACTATGCACGCAGCTGAAGGCTCACGGTACGGCAGTCGGATTGCCGTCAGATGACGATATGGGAAACAGCGAGGTAGGACACAATGCCATAGGCGCCGGCAGGGTCTTTGATCAGGGAGCCCGTCTTGTAAATACGGCACTCAAAACGGGAATGATTTTTCAATCCAGCGTTTGGGATAATATAGTAAAGCGTTCCCAAAATGGAGGGACGGTCCATTTCATCGGGCTGTTATCGAACGGGAATGTCCATTCCCATATTGAACAATTGTTCACCATGATCGACAAATGCGCTAAACTGAATTTAAAAAGAGTCAGGGTTCATGCCCTTCTTGACGGAAGGGATGTGGGAGAGAGGACGGCGCTTGATTATATTATTCCTACAGAGGAAAAACTAAAAAAGATCTCGGGGGAAAAGGGTCTCGATTACGCCATAGCTTCAGGCGGCGGGCGCATGAAGGTAACCATGGACAGGTACAATTCCGACTGGAATATCGTTAAGAGAGGATGGGATGCCCATGTCCTGGGAATAGGCAGAACGTTTTCATCAGCATCCGAAGCGGTAAAAACTTTTTACGCAGAAAATCCCAAGGCAACGGATCAGTATCTGCCCGCTTTCGTCATAACCGATGGTTCGGGGATGCCCAACGGGACAATCAATGACGGAGATGCCGTGATCTTTTTCAATTTCCGTGGTGACCGCGCCATTGAGATATCCAGGGCATTCTCCGAGAAGGAATTCTCTGAATTCGACAGGGGACCTCTTCCGGATATATTTTACGCAGGCATGATGGAGTATGACGGCGATGCCCATATACCTCCTCATTTTCTTGTGCAGCCTCCGGCTATCGATCGTACTATCAGCGAATACCTCTGCGCGGAGAAGGTAAAAACCTTTGCTGTATCTGAGATCCAGAAATTCGGTCATGTTACTTACTTCTGGAACGGCAATCGTTCCGGGTATATCGATGCATCCCTGGAAAAGTATGTGGAGATACCTTCCGACAGGATTGAGTTTGACCGCGCCCCGCAGATGAAGGCCAAAGAGATAACGGATACGGTTATAGACCTGCTCAAGAGCGGCGATTACAAATTCGGCAGGACAAATTTCCCCAACGGCGACATGGTCGGCCACACTGGCAAAATGGAGGCAGCCATTATTGCGGTGGAGACCGTGGATAAATGCGTGGGAGAACTGCTGGCAGTCATCAAGAAGATGGAAGGCATTGCCGTTATCACGGCGGACCATGGCAACGCGGATGAGATGTTCACCATAGACAAAAAGGGTATAAAATCAGTAAAGACCGCGCACACACTGAATCCTGTTCCCTTTGTAATTTACGATCCTCTGTATCAGAGAGAATATCGCATAGCGGATATCAAAGAAAAAGGCCTGTCCAATATTGCGGCAACCCTCCTGAATCTTCTGGGATATGAGAAACCGAAAGACTACGATCCGTCACTGATAGAAATAGTGTCCAAGTCATAA
- a CDS encoding long-chain fatty acid--CoA ligase, producing MAQFQETSMGAIFQNRAQQYGDKTLVIYKNKSGKWEEISWNKLNEMVRDLGMFLIKRGVQPGDKVALFSPNRYEWWMADLAIISVGAVNVPIYATNSPEESRYIIDNSDAKKCFVGAKEHMDKILKVKEKLPNLEEIIIFDDLDKPVAGVITLTEALKEGKATTNKDEFEKRLKPINIEDVATIIYTSGTTGNPKGVMLTHKNFVSNVNQLNAVDPEFLSGDHTFLSFLPLAHSLERTVGYYTAIFLGHKVAFAESTEKLLENFQDIRPTFLVSVPRIYEKVHAGITAKVAVASPIKKALFNWAMGLARENLPYICNDKERTGWFAFKYNLADKIIFSKLKVALGMDKLQGAMSGGGPLSVSDAEFFLGMGIRVLEGFGLTETTPVTNGNKPKKIKPGTVGPALKDTLIKIGEDGEILIKGPQVMKGYYKNEAATKEAFTPDGFFRTGDIGEIDNDGYMKITGRIKDIIVTSGGKNISPQNIENTLVTSSFIEQVAIIGDNRKYLSALIVPSFATLENWAKDKNISFSNRQELIKNPEVIKLFEHEIEEQMKDYARVEQIRKFLLMEKEWSQDSGEMTPTMKLKRSIIRKKFEKEIESMYPPE from the coding sequence ATGGCGCAATTTCAAGAAACGTCGATGGGTGCAATTTTTCAAAACAGGGCTCAGCAGTATGGTGACAAGACGCTCGTCATTTACAAAAACAAGTCTGGTAAATGGGAGGAAATCTCCTGGAACAAACTCAACGAAATGGTCAGGGATCTGGGCATGTTCCTCATCAAAAGAGGCGTCCAACCCGGCGACAAGGTGGCTCTTTTCTCGCCCAACCGCTATGAGTGGTGGATGGCAGATTTGGCTATCATCTCGGTGGGCGCGGTGAATGTCCCCATCTACGCAACCAATTCCCCGGAGGAATCCCGCTACATTATCGACAACTCTGATGCCAAGAAGTGCTTTGTCGGCGCCAAAGAACACATGGATAAGATTCTTAAGGTCAAGGAAAAACTTCCGAACTTAGAGGAAATTATCATATTTGACGACCTCGATAAGCCCGTCGCCGGCGTCATAACCCTGACCGAGGCATTGAAGGAAGGCAAGGCAACCACAAATAAAGACGAATTTGAAAAGAGGCTGAAACCCATCAATATAGAAGATGTGGCAACCATCATCTACACCTCTGGTACCACGGGCAATCCTAAGGGTGTCATGCTCACGCACAAGAATTTCGTGTCCAACGTAAACCAGCTCAATGCAGTCGATCCGGAATTCCTCTCAGGCGATCATACCTTCCTGTCCTTCCTTCCCCTTGCTCATTCCCTGGAGAGAACTGTTGGATACTATACCGCAATCTTTCTCGGCCATAAGGTGGCCTTTGCCGAGAGCACGGAGAAACTCCTGGAAAATTTCCAGGATATACGGCCCACCTTCCTCGTCAGCGTGCCGCGCATCTATGAGAAGGTTCATGCGGGTATCACTGCCAAAGTTGCAGTTGCCTCACCAATAAAGAAGGCCCTGTTCAACTGGGCTATGGGGCTAGCCAGGGAAAACCTGCCGTATATCTGCAACGACAAAGAGAGGACCGGCTGGTTTGCGTTCAAATATAACCTGGCCGACAAAATTATCTTCAGCAAACTCAAGGTAGCTCTTGGGATGGATAAACTGCAGGGCGCCATGTCAGGCGGCGGACCGCTGTCCGTGTCAGATGCCGAGTTCTTCCTTGGTATGGGCATCAGAGTACTCGAAGGCTTCGGACTCACAGAGACCACGCCTGTAACCAACGGCAACAAGCCTAAAAAAATCAAGCCCGGGACCGTTGGCCCGGCACTAAAGGACACCCTCATCAAAATCGGCGAAGACGGTGAGATACTAATCAAAGGGCCGCAAGTCATGAAGGGATACTATAAAAACGAAGCGGCAACCAAGGAAGCCTTCACTCCGGATGGTTTCTTCCGCACCGGAGATATCGGCGAAATCGACAATGACGGGTACATGAAGATCACAGGCCGCATCAAGGACATTATCGTGACCTCCGGCGGTAAAAATATCTCTCCCCAGAACATCGAAAATACTCTAGTAACCTCCTCCTTCATCGAACAGGTGGCAATAATAGGCGATAACCGGAAGTATCTCTCCGCCCTCATTGTGCCCTCCTTTGCAACATTGGAGAACTGGGCCAAGGATAAAAACATTTCCTTCTCCAACCGCCAGGAACTCATCAAAAATCCCGAAGTAATTAAGCTATTCGAACATGAGATTGAAGAGCAGATGAAAGACTATGCTCGCGTAGAACAGATCAGGAAGTTCCTCCTCATGGAGAAAGAATGGTCACAGGATAGTGGCGAAATGACCCCCACTATGAAACTCAAGCGGTCAATTATTCGCAAGAAATTCGAGAAAGAGATCGAATCCATGTATCCGCCGGAATAG
- a CDS encoding MBL fold metallo-hydrolase, whose protein sequence is MKLCKTHHFGDVTGYELGYGYIGKPYMTTIFYSVGNILVDTGLSHMRKEVLEIVRNKKIDCVLLTHHHEDHSGNVAAIMKEKQIPAFGHPKTIEKMRDGFNILMYQHLIWGKAEIANILPLPPVIETEEFSLIPIHAPGHSKDHTIFFEKNRGWLFCGDLYLGSKIKYFRADENLTDTFNSIREVLKLDFESLFCAHNPREHDGRLALQKKLEYLENFSGEIARLLKSGISEKEIIKKMSKNEVHFVKMLTFGNVSLEQMVRKAIQYVNSTSSTSCMN, encoded by the coding sequence ATGAAACTATGCAAGACACATCATTTTGGCGACGTTACGGGATATGAGCTTGGTTATGGATACATAGGTAAGCCGTATATGACAACTATATTTTATTCCGTTGGAAATATACTTGTCGATACGGGATTGTCTCATATGAGGAAAGAAGTCTTGGAGATAGTTCGAAATAAAAAAATCGATTGTGTACTTTTAACTCATCATCATGAAGATCATAGCGGAAACGTAGCGGCCATCATGAAAGAAAAACAGATTCCAGCATTCGGTCATCCAAAAACTATCGAAAAAATGCGCGATGGTTTCAATATTCTCATGTATCAGCATCTGATATGGGGCAAGGCGGAAATAGCGAATATTCTTCCTTTGCCTCCTGTTATTGAAACGGAAGAATTTTCATTAATACCTATTCATGCGCCGGGTCACAGCAAGGATCACACGATTTTTTTCGAGAAGAATCGCGGCTGGTTATTCTGCGGCGATCTATATCTTGGTTCAAAGATAAAGTATTTTCGTGCCGATGAGAATTTAACAGATACTTTCAATTCCATCAGGGAAGTATTAAAGCTTGATTTCGAATCTCTTTTCTGCGCTCACAATCCAAGAGAACATGATGGTCGTTTAGCTCTTCAAAAAAAATTGGAGTATCTGGAAAATTTTTCTGGCGAAATCGCGCGTTTACTTAAAAGTGGAATATCAGAGAAAGAAATAATTAAAAAAATGTCGAAAAACGAGGTGCATTTTGTAAAAATGTTGACCTTCGGCAATGTCAGTTTAGAACAAATGGTTCGTAAAGCCATACAGTATGTTAATTCTACATCCAGTACGTCCTGTATGAATTAA
- a CDS encoding crotonase, with amino-acid sequence MEYKNIIFNVEEEIATITFNRPKVLNAMNFEVMTEILDAVITCEKDEKIKVLILTGAGEKAFVAGADISQMQDSTSVEILTLMELGHRTLRLIETMPKPSIAAVNGFALGGGTEIALACDIRFASEKAVFGQPEILIGIVPGWGGTQRLPRLVGMGIAKEMILGGGQINAQRAYEIGLVNKVCLPENLVEESRKFALKLAKLPPFALKMAKNAMNYGFDLPLDNANKLEISCIAQCFGTQDQKEGMKAFLEKRKPNFIGK; translated from the coding sequence ATGGAATACAAAAATATAATTTTTAACGTTGAAGAGGAAATTGCGACAATAACTTTTAACAGACCTAAGGTTCTAAACGCCATGAATTTCGAAGTAATGACGGAAATTCTGGATGCGGTGATAACCTGCGAAAAAGATGAAAAAATAAAAGTACTGATTTTAACCGGTGCTGGAGAGAAGGCTTTCGTGGCCGGAGCAGACATTTCGCAGATGCAAGATTCCACATCAGTGGAAATTCTCACATTAATGGAACTGGGCCATCGTACTTTACGGCTGATTGAAACCATGCCCAAACCGTCTATTGCCGCCGTTAATGGTTTTGCTCTCGGAGGAGGTACTGAAATAGCTCTGGCCTGCGATATCCGGTTCGCATCGGAAAAAGCGGTTTTCGGTCAACCGGAAATTTTGATCGGAATTGTGCCCGGCTGGGGAGGCACTCAACGTCTGCCTCGGTTGGTAGGAATGGGCATAGCCAAAGAAATGATTTTAGGTGGTGGCCAAATTAATGCCCAGCGTGCTTATGAAATAGGGTTAGTCAATAAAGTTTGTCTGCCGGAAAATCTCGTGGAAGAATCCAGAAAATTCGCTTTAAAGTTGGCCAAACTTCCTCCCTTCGCTTTAAAGATGGCCAAGAACGCAATGAATTACGGATTTGATTTGCCATTGGATAATGCCAATAAACTGGAAATAAGCTGTATCGCTCAGTGTTTCGGCACTCAGGATCAGAAAGAGGGCATGAAGGCATTTCTGGAAAAAAGAAAGCCGAATTTTATCGGGAAATAA